The sequence CCGTCATGCTGGAAACGGTAAGACCTGACCTGCGGGAGCAGCCAAAGACACACGCCATTCCGTCCTGCCAACCCCCGTTCAGAGCAGCCGCCCGGAGGCCCCCAAATGCCGTCCTGGTCACACTTCCGGCCACGACAGACCTTAACCCAGCGTCAGCCAGGCGGCGGTGTTCTCACCCCCTCTCATGCCAGACTGCGGGCGTGAAAAAAGCCTTTTTCCTCTCCCTGACCGCTGCGCTGGCCCTGCTTCCCCAGGCCGGCGCCCAGTCTGCCGGCGACGTGCTGTACAAAGTAGACCAGATGCAGAAAAGTGCCCGCGACCTCTCGTTCCGGCTCTCGGGGCGCCTGGTGCTGGAAGGGGCGAATCAGAACATGGACGTGTTCGTCAAGACCATTCCGAGCAAGGACGTGGTCCGCATGGAATTCCGCCAGCCGCAGAGCCTCAGCGGCGACGTGATCGTCTCTGACCGCCGTGAAGTGCGGCAGTACTGGAGCATGTCCAACCAGATTACCGTGACCCCCCTGAGCCGCGCCGGCGCCCGCTCGGGCCTGGGGCTGGACTTTACCCAGCTGGGCAGCGCCGCCAACCTGAGCAGCAACTACAACGTGCGGCTGCTGGGCACCAGCAATGCCGGCGGCGGCCGCCTGTTCAAGCTGGCCGCCACCCCCAAGGGCAACGCCCAGGCCGGCACCGCGCACGTGTGGGTCACCGACCGGGGCTGGCGCCCCACCCGCATCCAGATGTACCAGCCGGGCGGTCAGCTGGCCGTGGACCTGAACGTAAGCGGCTTCAAGACCAATGCCGGCATCACCGAGGCCCAGCTGCGTGCCCTGCCACGCGGCGCACGTGTGGTGCAGCAGTAATTCCCGACTCGCCTGTTGCCAAGCCGTTCCCAGCGGCGCCGGCGACCCCACCTAGAAAAGCTCCCTGTCTGCGGGGAGCTTTTTTCGTGCCTTGCCCAGGCGCAGGCAGGGCTGTCCCAGCCGGCGGCGCTGCCCGCCTCAACCCTGCACCGCAAAGACGTTAAGCTCTAAACCGTGATTGACCGCTACCTCACGCCCGAAATGAAAACCCTCTGGTCGGAAGCCAACCGTTACCGCGCCTGGCTGAAAGTGGAGCTGAGCGCCATGCAGGCGCAGGCGCAGACCGGCGAGGTGCCGCAAAGCGCTTACGACGTGCTGCTTGCCAAGTCGGAAAGTGATCCCCTCGACGAGGCGTTTGCCCAGAAGGTGGCCGAAATTGAGGCCGTGACCCGCCACGACATCGTGGCCTTTACGCGGGCGCTGACAGACCGCTACGGCGAGGAAGCCCGTTTCATTCACCACGGCCTGACCTCCACCGACGTGGTGGACACGGCGCAGAACCTGCTGCTGGACGAGGCGCTGGGCATCATCATCGCGGACACGCAGCGGATGCGCGACGTGTGCCGCGAGCAGGCCGTGCGCTACAAGCACACCCCCACGGTAGGCCGCACCCACGGCATCCACGCCGAGCCGATGACCTTCGGCCTCAAGTTCCTGAACTGGATGTCGGCGCTGGACCGCGACCTGGAGCGCCTGGCTGCCGCCCGTGAGCGCGTGCAGGTGGTGATGCTGAGCGGCAGTGTGGGCACCTTTGCCCATGTCAGCCCCGAAATTGAGCAAAAGGTAGCGGAAGCCTGGGGCTGGCAGCCCGCCCGCGTCACCAACCAGACGCTGGCCCGTGACCGCCACGCCGAGCTGATGACCACCCTGGCGATTCTGGGCACCACCATCGAGAAAATCGCGGTGGAAATCCGCCACCTTCAGCGCTCCGAAGTGCGAGAAGCAATGGAACCTTTCGGCAAGGGGCAGACGGGCAGTTCCTCCATGCCGCACAAGAAAAACCCCATCCTGACCGAGAATGTCACGGGTCTGGCCCGCTTGCTGCGCGGTAACGCCATGACTGCGCTGGAAAACGTGGCGCTGTGGCACGAGCGCGACATCAGCCATTCCAGCGCTGAGCGCATCATCCTGCCCGATTCCACCGCTGCCGCCAGCTACGCTCTGCGCCGCCTGACGGGCGTGCTGGAAAATCTGGTGGTCTTCCCCGAGCGCATGCTGAAGAACCTGAACGACCTCGGCGGTCTGGTATTCAGCCAGCGCGTGCTGCACGCACTGATTGACGAAAAAGGGATGCTGCGTGAAGACGCTTACGGCATCGTGCAGCGTAATGCCCTGAAGTCCTGGGAAACGGGCGAGGGTTTGCGCGACCTGCTGGCCACCGACCCCGAAAACCCCCTGAGCAGCGAGGACCTGGATGCCGCGTTCGACCTGCAGTGGTATCTGCGCCACGTGGACGACATCTACGCCCGCTTCGGGCTGTAACGGCCGGGGGCCAGGGGCACAGAGCATGGAAGCAGCGGAGGGCTACACTGAGGCGCTCTGCCCCCGTGCTCTGTGTCAGGAAGACGCTCTCTAGAGCCAGAGTCCGCGCAGCCAAGCAAGTAGGTAGGAAGGAAGCCTGATGACCCAAACTGACACCACCAAGCAACTGTTCATTACCACCGCCATCGATTACGCCAACGGCGTGCCGCACATCGGCCACGTCTTCGAGAAAATCCTGGCCGACGCCATCGCCCGTTACCAGCGCCTGTCGGGCCGTCCCACGCACCTGCTGCTCGGCACCGACGAGCACGGCGAAAAGATTCTCAAGGCCGCCGCCGCCCAGGGCATCACCGCGCAGGAACTGGTAGACGACCTCTCGCAGCGGGCGTTTCGGGGCCTGTGGGAGCGTCTGGGAATCAGCCTGGACCAGTTCGTACGCACCACAGACGCGCAGCACCAGCAGTTCGTGCAGGACATCCTGCAGCGGGTGTACGACGCCGGCGACATCTACTTCGCCGAATATGAGGGCCTGTACTCGGTGGGCAGTGAACGCTACGTGACCGAGAAAGAACTGGTAGAAGGCCCCGACGGCATAAAGCGCGTGCCCGGCGACAAAGAGCCGCCCGAGCTGCGCCGCGAAGCCAACTACTTTTTCAAGATGGAAAAGTACCAGCCCTGGCTGCGCGAGTACCTGGAAGCGCACCCGGACCTGATTCAGCCGGCCGGCTTCCGCAACGAAGTGCTGGAAATGCTGAAAGAACCGCTGGGCGACCTGAGCATTTCGCGGCCCAAAGAGCGGATTCCCTGGGGCGTGCCGATTCCCTGGGACCCGGAGCATGTCACCTACGTGTGGTTCGACGCCCTGCTGGCTTATCTCTCGGGGCCGGTGGGCAAGGGACAGCCGGAAAACGTGACCGGGCAGACCTGGCATGTCATCGGCAAGGACATTCTCAAGCCGCACGCCATTTTCTGGCCCACCATGCTCAAGTCGGCCGGGCTGCCGGTGTATGACCGCTTGGTGGTCCACAGTCACATCCTGGCCGAGGACGGCCGCAAGATGGGCAAGTCCCTGGGCAACGCCATCGACCCCGAACAGCTGGTGCAGGACTTCCCCCTGGACGCCATCCGTTACGCCCTGCTGCGCGAGGCCAGCATGGGCAGCGACACTCCTTTTGGAGAGACCATCCTGGTAGGCCGCCTGAACGGCGAACTGGCCAACGACCTGGGCAACCTGCTGGCCCGCAGCCTCAGCATGATTGAGAAGTACCGGGGCGGCTTGATTCCGGCAGCCGGCGAACTGGGCGTGCGCGAGCAGAAGATTGTGGCCGATGCCCAGAGCCTGCCAGGGCGGGTCATGGCGCTGGTGAACGATTTCAAGCTGAACATGGCGCTGGACGCCGCAATGGGCTTCGTGCGCGACCTGAACCGCTATATCGCGGAGAGCGAGCCCTGGAAGCTGGCGAAGGACGAGGCGCAGGCTGGGCAGCTGGATACCGTGCTGTACACCGTGGCCGAGGGCCTGCGGGTGGCGAGCGTGGCGCTGGAAGGGGCCATTCCCGGCAAAGCGCAGGAGCTGCGCCGTCAGCTGGGCCTGGGTGACCAGAGCTACACCCTGGAAGCCGCCTGGGGCCTGACCCCCGCTGGCACCCGCATTCAGTCGGGCGAGGTGCTGTTTCCCAAGCTGGAAGTGCCTGAGAAGAACACTGAGAAAAACACCGAGAAGAACGCCGAAAAGAGCAGCGAGCAGGGCGCGGCCCAGCCCCAGCAGAGCGCCGGCCAGAAACCCACCAAGTCACAGGGAGACAAGACCATGAGCGAAGCGGCCCAGGCCCAGAACACCCCCAGCACTCCCACCGAAGAGGCCCAGGAATTCATCACCATCGACGATTTCCTGAAGGTGGACCTGCGCCTGGCCGAAGTGCTGGCCTGCGAACCGCTGGAAAATGCCGACAAGCTGCTGAAGTTCACCCTCAAGGTAGGGGACGAGGAGCGCACCATCCTGAGCGGCATCCGCAAGTGGTTCCCTGAACCCGAGCAACTGGTGGGCAAGCGCGTGGTGATCGTGGCGAACCTGGCCCCCCGCAAGATGCGCGGCATCATGAGCCAGGGCATGATTCTCAGCGCCGAAGACGAGCACGGCGACCTGGACATGCTGACGGTAGAAAAGCCGTTGGCCGGTGGGTCGCAGGTGCGCTAAATCTACTGAAGACCTCTTGAGCCGCTGCCTGAAGGGTATCAAGCAGCGGCTTTTCTTACTTCTCTATCCGGAAACTGTTCACACGCTCCTGAACTTCGCGGTAGAACTCGGCCACATGCCAGCCGTCGCAGGCCGCGTGGTTGGCCCTGACCGACAGCGGCAGCCACAGCCGCCCGTCCCCCTCGCGGTACTGGCCTGCAGTGAAGACCGGCAGCAGGTAGTCTTCCTCGCCAGTAAAGGTCAGTTCAAAGGCCGTAAACCCCAGCCACGGCGCGATGGAGATGTTCACGGCGTGGGCAGGCGGCCTGCCCTTCGGGTAGAAGTCCGGCGAATCCGCATGGGCCTGCGCGTCGGCCCGGAAGCGGGTCTGGAAGTCTGCGTAAGAGTCGCCCAGCTCGGTCCACAGCACCGCAAACGTCTGGCTCTCAGGCCGGAACACCGTATAGGTCGGCAGAATCTGTTCCCAGTAGCCGGGCTGCCCCTCTTGAAGGGTCATTCTCAGCGCAGGCAGGGCGTTCACCGCCTGACAGATCACATAAATCAGGGCAGAGGCAAAAGGGACCGGGGCTGCCTTGAGCGCGGTCACGTCCACCTCCGCCGTCACATTGAAAGTGCAGGGATGGGCGCGGTAGTGCTGAAAGGTAGCGGCGCGGGGCCAGGTGGCCAGGTCAAGCGGCTGAACAACAGCCATGGGGGCAAGGTAGCTTGGGCCAAGAGCTGGTCGATACGCCACTTCGCCTAGGCGGCACGGCACGGGGGCGGCCTACCCGCGGGCTGCCCGAAATCAGCGCATGTAGCGCCGCCCCGAGTAGTTGCCGTACACCCCAATCCCGAACGCCACGCTGCGCACGCTGTCCATCACCGCCCGGTTGCCCCAGGCCAGCCCCGCCGAACTGCCGCCGTCGAGCAGCAGGGCATTTTGTGCGCCCAGCTGCCGCATCACTTTGGCCATCTCGCTGGGGGTCAACCGGGCCTGCGTGCTGACCAGAAACAGGTCGCGGTTGCCGCTCAGGCCCACGGCGGAGCGCGCCGCCCGCCCAAAGACCGCCGGGTCACGGAAGGCGGTGCCGTAGGTGCGGCGAATCTGCCCGCCAACTAGAATGCGCGGACCCGTCGCGATCACCGTTTCCATTCCGCGCCAGGCCTTGGGGCCAGGGCTGCCCGTGCCGCCGGTAATCACGGCCCGGTTGTCGGGCGTAATGGCCAGGGCGGCGGGAATCCGCCCCCAGCTGAGCAGCTGCCCGCTGCGGACCAGGTCCCCTGCCGGCGCGTAGGTCTGCGGATGAAAGTACGACCCGTTGATGACGGCATCGGCGCCGCTCTGGCGGGCCAGGGTGCTCACGCGGGCGCCCCGCCCGGACTGCGGCATCACCGGAGACACCAGCACACCGGGCCAGCGCAGGTCCACCCGGACCATCCGCACCGGAATCCCCAGCGGAGCGCGGGCGTGCAGCGACACGGGCGGCGCCACCGGGCGGGGAGGCTGCGGCACCGGAATCCGCTTGGGCACACGCAGGCGCTGACCCGCATACACCTGGCCCGAACGCAGATAGTTGGCCGCCAGCAGGTCGCCCGGCGTGGTGCGGTACTGCGCAGCCAGGGAACGCAGGTTCTGGCCCGGCTGCACCGTCACGTAGCCGTAGACCACCTTCACTGTCTGCCCTGCCGGGAGCGCTTGAGGCAGCGGCCGGACCGGCACCCGCAGGCGCTGCCCAGCGGCCAGGAAATCGCCGCCGAGCCCATTGGCCCGGCGCAGGTCGGCCACGCTGATACCGGTCCGGCGCGAAATGCCTGCCAGGGTGTCACCCCGGCGGACGGTGTAGGGGTGGGTAGGCACACCCTGGGCAGAGCCGGCACGGTCAGGCGCCCGCAGGCGCAGCTGCTGGCCTGCCCGGATGGTGTCGCCGCTCAGACCGTTGGCCGCACGCAACCCGGCCACGCTGACCCCGGTCCGCTGCGCGATGCTCCACAGGGTGTCCCCGGGCTGCACCGTCACGGTCTGGGCCTGGGCAGCCCCCAGCAGGGTCAGGGCCGCCAGCACGCGGGCAAAGACGCGGCGGTGCGGAGGGACAGGCCGCCGGTCAATCCGGTGCTGGTCAATCTGGAAGCGGTCAACTCGGTCCAGGACAGCTTGGTACAGGACAGCTCGGTACAGGGAAATTTGAAGTGCAGAAAGGAGCTTGGGCCGCATCGCTTCCCAGCATGGCCGGCCCTCATGAGAACTGGGGGCCTGGGCCCCGGCCGCCTCAGGCTCCGGCCGAATTGCCCGGCCACACCGCCACACGCCCAATCATGTACACGCAGCCGGCCAGAAACAGGGTGATGACCGGAAGCAGCTTCAGGCCAATATTGACCCCCAGGAATTCGCCGTTCCAGCGGTCCCGCGCCAAGGCTTCTACCGCCAGCAGGCTGAGGACCGTAAAGCCGGTGTACATCCAGTGTTCCAGGTCACGGGGTGGATCGACCGGCTGACAGTAGCGGGTCACTTGCTCCAGACCGGCCTGAGCTGCCGCGTCCTGGCACCACTGCGGCAAGGTTGCCAAATCCACCGGCACGGCGCTGGCGACCTTGCCGCCGCTCACGGCCAAGATGATGCCGGTCACCGCCGGCAGCAGCGTCAGCGCCCAGGTGAGCCGCAGCCAGCCCAGGAAGCCGGCCCCCACCTGTCCCTTGAACGCCGGCGCCAGGCTCCACACGAACAGCACCGCTGTCGCCAGTGCCAGTGGGGTGGGCGTCAGGGCCAGCAGCGGAAACACCGCCACCCAGGTGTCGGGCCATACGAAGTTGTGCAGCGCCTTCAGGAACTCAATCACTGAATGTCCTCATATCCCTTGAACTGTACTTCGGTGCCCACGGGTAGGAAAGTGCCGGGGCGCAGCGGCGGGTTGGGGGACACGTCGCCGCGTGGGCGGGGGCGCAGCAGCCGCAGCCGGGCAGGAATATCGGCAATCAGCACCTGGCCGTTCAGCAGCGTGACCCGCAGGCCCCGCAGCGAGGGCGCCTTGCAGGCGTCGCCCAGGTCGGTGATGCCGCCCGGCAGGCCCAGGTGATGCTCGGCGTAGCGGCCCACCACCTTAAGGGTCTGCCCGTCGGAGGTGAGCGTCAGCGGCAGGCCCAGGCCGCTCAGTTCGCCCAGCGGCGGCGACTTGGCGCGGCTGGATTCGGCCATCTGCAACCCCAGCAGCGTGCCGGGGCGCACCACGTCGCCGGGGCCCAGCAGGCGGGTGCCCTGCGAAACTTCCAGGTCCGCCGGCACCCGCAGCAGCCGCAAGCCGGCGCGGTGGCGCTCCATTCGTAGGCCGCTGAGGTGCGGCACGCCGGCCACCTGCCCCACATCGAACGCCCCGCTGCTAGGAGCGTTGACCGCGCCCATGCGCCCGTCGGTGCCGAACAGGCACAGGAAGCGGTCGTCCGAGTACTCCAGGCCCTCGATGCTGGGCACGTCCTGCTCAAAGGCCGGGGTGTAGGCCGCCGAAGGCCGGACCGGCTGGGCCTGCGACACGGTCACGTGGCGCACCCGCTCTTCCCCGCTGCTTGCCCGCGCCCGCTCGGCAATCAATGGCGCGGCGCTGGCCCGCTCACGCACCTGCCGGCGCTGCATGGCGCGCCATGCAGCCAGGGCGGCCCCCAGCAGGACCAGCGCCAGCAGCAGCGGCCAGGGGCTGAAGGTGCGGCGCTCCTGGGCGGTTTGCGGACCTGTTTCCACCTGCGGCGCCGAGCTGCCGGAAGGAGCAGGGGCAGGCGTGCCGGAGTCCGGAGCCGGCTGCACCACGCCGGGGCGGGTGTCGGCCACCGGCGGCACCTGTCCGGCCAGCGACCCGGCGGCGCCCGTCACGGTGGTCAGCGGCAGCGCCGCGCCGTCGGGGAACAGCCATTCCAACGGCACCGACTGGCCTTCTGCCAGGCCAGTGTTGGTCACGCGGACACCCACGTGGCGGCTGCCGCGCTCATGCAGCAGCTCGGCGCTGAGGCCCTCGGCCGGCGAGGTGTTGAAGCCTGAGCCAGCAATGTCCTTTTGCAGCACATCCCGGCTCAGGGCGTAGCGCAGCGTGACCGACTCGCCGGGGCGCAGGGTACGGTCAGCGCCAGGGTTCAGCCAGCGCAGGCCCTCAGTGCCGGCCAGGGCAAAGCGCAGCAGCGTGAGCTGCGGGCGGGTGACACCGCCGGGCTGGGCCTGGAACTCCCCGGCAGTCTGGGGGCCGGACGCCTGGGCGACGGCAGTCTGGGCGCCGGAAGCGCCCTCCGCCGCCTCCCCTGCCTGGAGCGGCTCGGCGCACAGCAGGCCGGCGGTGCCCTCAGGAATCTGGCCGAGCACCTGCAGCGGTACGCTGCCGCCGCGCACTTCCTTCCGTGCCAGCGACACCTGGCTCAGGCCCGGCAGCAGCGGCATGGACAGCTGCACCGGGGTGCCGTCGGGCAGGTTCAGGGCCAGCGCATCGGGCGAGCGCACCGTCTGGATGCGGCTGCCCAGCCCGGTCAGGTCCGGCAGCTGCCCCACTGGGTAGGTACGTGCTTCGGCGTAGCTGCTGCTCTGCACCGCCTGCAGGGCGTCGGCCGGAATCTGAGTGCCCAGCGCCAGGTAGTGGAAGCTGTCCAGCGGCCCGCGTGCTGTAAAGGCCGAAAGGCCCTGCGCCGCGCTGACTGCGCCGCTGGGGTCGTTGTCCACGCCGTCGGTCAGCACGAACACGTTGGTCAGCTGGTCCGAATCCGGCACCAGCGTGGGCAGCGCCTCTTTCAGCGAGCGGTAGAGGTACGTGTTGTTGCCGTCCGCCTGCAACGCTGCCATGTCCTTGTCGAAAGCGGCGCGGTCTGCCGGCAGGGCGTAACTGCGGCGTGAACGCAGGCCCCGGTCAAAGGTGAACAGCTCCAGCTGCTGCGGCTGGCGCTCGTCCACATAGCGCACGATGGCAGCCTTGACCCCGGCGAAGATATCGGCGCGGCCGTCGCCCAGGCCCACCATGCTGCCGCTGGTATCCAGCACGAACACGGCGCGGGTGCGGGTGGGCAGGGTGGCCGTATCGGCAGGCAGGGTGCAGGTCTGGGCCTGCGCGGCGGGGGCGGACGCAGCCACCTGCCCGGCGTCCCCGGCGGTTTGCCGGGCAGGCGCCGCACAACCTGCCAGCAGCAGCAGGCCCAGGCAAAACAGCGAAGAGGGTCGTGGCATGTCGCTCTCCATTGTGCCCCGAACCCGGCAACTATGAAAAGGGTCACGCTTGGACAGAAGCGCCGGCCAGCTCTGTTATGTTAATAACATATTCCAGCGGCATCATTTCGAAAATGGCAGGCCGCGTGCTAGAATAAACCCTGTTAGCAAGGGGCTCCTGGCAGCCCCAGTTTCCCACTTTTGTATTCGCCGAGCCTGTCCGCTGGGCCCGTCCCTGAGCGGCGGGCCGCAGCGAACCAGCCACCGGAGTCGGCCCCACGCAGGGCCGCTCCACAGGAGGAGTATGACCAACCCCAACAGCAACTACACCGCCGATTCCATCAGCATTCTCAAAGGTCTGGAAGCGGTGCGTAAGCGCCCCGGCATGTACGTGCAGGGCGGCACCGGCATTGACGGTTACCACCAGCTGCTGACCGAAATCATCGACAACGCCATCGACGAGGGCCTGGCCGGCTTCGCCAACGAAATCACCGTGACCATGCACGAGGACGGCAGCGCCACCGTGACCGACAACGGGCGCGGCATTCCCGTAGACATCATGAAGTCCGAAGGCCGCTCGGCCATCGAGGTCATCTTTACCGAGCTGCACGCGGGCGGTAAGTTCGGCCAGGGCGCTTACAAGGTCTCAGGCGGTCTGCACGGTGTGGGTTCCAGCGTGGTGAACGCGCTGAGCACCTACCTGGATGTGACCGTGAACAAGGGCGGGCAGCTGCACCACATCCGCTTCGAGAAGGGCGTGGTGACCACCCCGCTGGAAGTGCTGGGCAAGACGCCCAAGGACGTGACCTGGAGCACCAAGGTCAGCTTCCACCCCGACCCGGCTGTGTTCAGCGAGTTCGAGAACCTGTTCGACTACGACCGCATCCGCCGCCGCCTGCGCGAACTGGCCTACCTGACGGGCCTGAAAATCGTGCTGCGCGACGAGCGTGCCGTGCTGCACGCCGGCGAAGTGCGCGAGGAAACCTTCCATGAGCAGGGCGGCATCGCCAACTTCGCCGCCTCACTGGTGAGCGACAGTACCAAGCTGCTGTACGACCAGCCCATCGTGATGCGCGGCACCAGCAACGACGTGGAAGTGGAAGTGGCCTTTATCCATGCCAACACCTATTCCAGCGACAACATCCTTACCTACGCCAACATGATCCGCACCCGCGACGGCGGCACCCCGCTGACCGGCTTCAAGACGGCCTATACCCGCATCCTGAACAAGTACGCCAAGGACAAGAACCTGGTCAAGAGCGGCAACCCGGCTCCCAGCGGCGACGACCTGCTCGAAGGCATCTACTGCGTCATCAGCGTGAAGCTGGGCGACCCGCAGTTCGAGTCGCAGGCCAAGGTGAAGCTGCTGAACTCCGAAGCCCAGACCGCCGTGAACGCCATCGTGGGCGAGAAGTTCGCGGAGTTTCTGGAAGAAAATCCCAAAGTCGGCAAGACCATCGTGGAAAAAGCTGCCGAGGCCGCCCGCGCCCGCGAGGCCGCCCGCAAGGCCCGCGACATCGTGCGCCGCTCCAATCCCCTTGAAAACGACGATCTGCCCGGCAAGCTGGCCGACTGCTCCAGCCAGGACCCCAGCGAATCGGAGCTGTTTATCGTGGAAGGGAACTCGGCCGGTGGCAGTGCCAAGAGTGGCCGTGAGCGCCGCTTCCAGGCGATTCTGCCCCTGCGCGGCAAGATTCTGAACGTGGAGAAAGCCGAGCTGAACAAGAGCCTCAAGAATGCCGAGATTCGCAGCATGATTGCGGCCATCGGGGCCGGGGTGGACGGCAGCGGCGACCAGCTGCGCTTCGACGTGGAGCAGCTGCGCTACCACAAAATCATCATCATGACCGACGCCGACATGGACGGCGGCCACATCACCACGCTGCTGCTGACGTTCTTCTTCCGCTACATGAAGCCGGTGGTGGAGCAGGGCCACCTGTACATCGCCCAGCCGCCGCTGTACCGCATCACGGTAGGCCGCCAGAAGACCGGCGAATACCTGTACAACGACGACGAACTGCGCCAGCATGTGGCCCGCGCCAACAAGGAAGGCAAGAAGTTCGAAATTCAGCGCTTTAAGGGCCTGGGCGAGATGAACGCCGACCAGCTGTGGGAAACCACCATGAATCCCGAAACGCGGGTGCTCAAGCAAGTCGCGATTGAGGACCTGCTGGTCGCCAACGAGATTTTCGAGGACCTGATGGGCAGCGACGTTGCCCCGCGCAAGGTCTTCATTCAGGAGAACGCCCGCTTCGCGGAAATCACGGTTTGAGCGGGGTCTAAGGGTCTGAACGTCTAAAGGTCTAAGAGCCAAAGAGAAGGGAGCTTCCGCCTATGCAGCGCGGAAGCTCCCTTCTCTTGGTTAGTCTCGTTTACTTGCGGACAAAGGCCCAGGCAGCGGGCAACAGGACGGCGGCCAAGCCAATCTTGAGGGCGTCGCCCAGCAGGAAGGGGGTCAGGCCAGCATTCAGCAGGGTCTGGCCCTGCATGCCGCTCACAGCGCCCAGCCAGGTCAGGCCCAGCGCGTAGATGATGACGCTGGCGACCAGCATGGCGGCCGCCGCGCCCAGGGGCCTGCGGTCCAGAGCGAAACGCTCGACCAGGTAGCCCACGGCCGCAGCAGCGAAGGGGTAGCTCAGCAGGTAGCCGGCCGTAGGACCAGCGAACTTGGCGATGCCCGCCGAGCCACCCGCGAACACGGGCAGGCCAGCGGCGCCCATGGCCAGGTACAGCGCCAGCGCCGCAAACCCGCGCTTCCAGCCCAGCGCCGCGCCGATCAGGAGCACGCCCAGGGTCTGCAGGGTCACGGGAACGGGCTGCAGCGGAATCTCAGCCTGGGCAATCAGGCCCATCAGCAGGGCGCCGCCAGCAATCAGGAACAGGTCGCGCAGGGCAGAGGGAGCAGGGGCCAGGGTTCCGGCCAGGGTAGGGTGGGTCACTTGGGTCATGGGAAAACTCCTCCGGGAATTTTGGGCGGCGTACAGGACCAAGGCCCAAATATGCCGCTCACTTTTTGGAATGTCTCAGGATAGCCCAGCATGCCCGGTTAAGCCAATGCAGCAGCGAACTGAACCGAGTACCAAGGAAGGAGTGACCGTGAGCCAAGGAACCCGGAGCATCCAGGCCGAGAGCTTACCCAGCAGCCAGCCGGCCGACCAGTTCCACATCGCCGGCACCCACCGTGACCTCGCGGCCGTCCGGCAGGGCCACCAGCAGGCTGCCCTGCATGTCTATATCGCGGGCCACGCCTTCCATTTTCCCGTGCTCCGCCAGCTCGAAGCGCACCGGCCGACCCAGGGTCACGCTGGCAGCCCGCCAGGCTTGCAGCACCTCGGCGGTAGGCGCCCAGAGCCAGCGTTCCAATTCGGCCAACACGTCGGCCAGCAGGCCAGCGCGGGTGACGCCAGGCCGGTAGCGGTCCACCGTGCCGGCCCCTTCCGGCGCGTCGGTCACGTTGATACCGATGCCCAGCACAGCCTGCCGCGCTTCCTCACCG is a genomic window of Deinococcus proteolyticus MRP containing:
- a CDS encoding outer membrane lipoprotein carrier protein LolA gives rise to the protein MKKAFFLSLTAALALLPQAGAQSAGDVLYKVDQMQKSARDLSFRLSGRLVLEGANQNMDVFVKTIPSKDVVRMEFRQPQSLSGDVIVSDRREVRQYWSMSNQITVTPLSRAGARSGLGLDFTQLGSAANLSSNYNVRLLGTSNAGGGRLFKLAATPKGNAQAGTAHVWVTDRGWRPTRIQMYQPGGQLAVDLNVSGFKTNAGITEAQLRALPRGARVVQQ
- the purB gene encoding adenylosuccinate lyase codes for the protein MIDRYLTPEMKTLWSEANRYRAWLKVELSAMQAQAQTGEVPQSAYDVLLAKSESDPLDEAFAQKVAEIEAVTRHDIVAFTRALTDRYGEEARFIHHGLTSTDVVDTAQNLLLDEALGIIIADTQRMRDVCREQAVRYKHTPTVGRTHGIHAEPMTFGLKFLNWMSALDRDLERLAAARERVQVVMLSGSVGTFAHVSPEIEQKVAEAWGWQPARVTNQTLARDRHAELMTTLAILGTTIEKIAVEIRHLQRSEVREAMEPFGKGQTGSSSMPHKKNPILTENVTGLARLLRGNAMTALENVALWHERDISHSSAERIILPDSTAAASYALRRLTGVLENLVVFPERMLKNLNDLGGLVFSQRVLHALIDEKGMLREDAYGIVQRNALKSWETGEGLRDLLATDPENPLSSEDLDAAFDLQWYLRHVDDIYARFGL
- the metG gene encoding methionine--tRNA ligase → MTQTDTTKQLFITTAIDYANGVPHIGHVFEKILADAIARYQRLSGRPTHLLLGTDEHGEKILKAAAAQGITAQELVDDLSQRAFRGLWERLGISLDQFVRTTDAQHQQFVQDILQRVYDAGDIYFAEYEGLYSVGSERYVTEKELVEGPDGIKRVPGDKEPPELRREANYFFKMEKYQPWLREYLEAHPDLIQPAGFRNEVLEMLKEPLGDLSISRPKERIPWGVPIPWDPEHVTYVWFDALLAYLSGPVGKGQPENVTGQTWHVIGKDILKPHAIFWPTMLKSAGLPVYDRLVVHSHILAEDGRKMGKSLGNAIDPEQLVQDFPLDAIRYALLREASMGSDTPFGETILVGRLNGELANDLGNLLARSLSMIEKYRGGLIPAAGELGVREQKIVADAQSLPGRVMALVNDFKLNMALDAAMGFVRDLNRYIAESEPWKLAKDEAQAGQLDTVLYTVAEGLRVASVALEGAIPGKAQELRRQLGLGDQSYTLEAAWGLTPAGTRIQSGEVLFPKLEVPEKNTEKNTEKNAEKSSEQGAAQPQQSAGQKPTKSQGDKTMSEAAQAQNTPSTPTEEAQEFITIDDFLKVDLRLAEVLACEPLENADKLLKFTLKVGDEERTILSGIRKWFPEPEQLVGKRVVIVANLAPRKMRGIMSQGMILSAEDEHGDLDMLTVEKPLAGGSQVR
- a CDS encoding chloramphenicol acetyltransferase; this translates as MAVVQPLDLATWPRAATFQHYRAHPCTFNVTAEVDVTALKAAPVPFASALIYVICQAVNALPALRMTLQEGQPGYWEQILPTYTVFRPESQTFAVLWTELGDSYADFQTRFRADAQAHADSPDFYPKGRPPAHAVNISIAPWLGFTAFELTFTGEEDYLLPVFTAGQYREGDGRLWLPLSVRANHAACDGWHVAEFYREVQERVNSFRIEK
- a CDS encoding LysM peptidoglycan-binding domain-containing protein translates to MRPKLLSALQISLYRAVLYQAVLDRVDRFQIDQHRIDRRPVPPHRRVFARVLAALTLLGAAQAQTVTVQPGDTLWSIAQRTGVSVAGLRAANGLSGDTIRAGQQLRLRAPDRAGSAQGVPTHPYTVRRGDTLAGISRRTGISVADLRRANGLGGDFLAAGQRLRVPVRPLPQALPAGQTVKVVYGYVTVQPGQNLRSLAAQYRTTPGDLLAANYLRSGQVYAGQRLRVPKRIPVPQPPRPVAPPVSLHARAPLGIPVRMVRVDLRWPGVLVSPVMPQSGRGARVSTLARQSGADAVINGSYFHPQTYAPAGDLVRSGQLLSWGRIPAALAITPDNRAVITGGTGSPGPKAWRGMETVIATGPRILVGGQIRRTYGTAFRDPAVFGRAARSAVGLSGNRDLFLVSTQARLTPSEMAKVMRQLGAQNALLLDGGSSAGLAWGNRAVMDSVRSVAFGIGVYGNYSGRRYMR